The Candidatus Hydrogenedentota bacterium genome includes a region encoding these proteins:
- a CDS encoding YihA family ribosome biogenesis GTP-binding protein: MRPEEYPRDGHPEIAFVGRSNVGKSTLLNALLNRRGIARTSSTPGKTQTINFFDINGKFYFVDLPGYGFAKVPRQLKEHWLRVMTQYLLERAALRLVVALVDARHEVSPKDADVLHLLEDAERPTLVVATKIDKLKRGQRKRHLDRIRAGLGLDQDAMVVPFSGVTREGAPQLWRVIDTLLSPGS, from the coding sequence TTGCGTCCGGAGGAGTACCCGCGCGACGGGCACCCCGAGATAGCGTTCGTCGGGCGGTCGAACGTGGGCAAATCGACCCTGCTGAATGCGCTCCTGAACCGCAGGGGCATCGCGAGAACCAGCAGCACGCCCGGCAAGACGCAGACCATCAACTTTTTCGACATCAACGGCAAGTTCTATTTTGTCGACTTGCCGGGATACGGGTTCGCGAAAGTGCCCAGGCAACTAAAGGAACACTGGCTTCGCGTCATGACCCAGTATCTCCTCGAACGCGCTGCGCTCCGGCTTGTGGTCGCGCTGGTAGACGCGCGCCATGAGGTCTCCCCGAAGGACGCAGACGTGCTTCACCTGCTCGAGGACGCGGAACGGCCCACGCTTGTGGTCGCTACAAAAATCGACAAGCTCAAGCGCGGTCAGCGCAAGCGGCATCTCGACCGTATTCGCGCCGGGCTCGGGCTAGACCAGGATGCGATGGTCGTGCCGTTCTCCGGGGTCACGCGAGAGGGCGCGCCCCAGCTCTGGCGTGTCATCGATACCTTACTTTCGCCCGGTTCGTAG